Part of the Actinomycetes bacterium genome, TAGAGCGGATCGACCGAGGCGAACCGCCAGAACAGGGTCGGCACCGCCAGCAGCAGCAGCGGCGACCGCAGGCAGACCCCGCCCGCGATGAGGGCCAACATGAACAGGGTGACCAGCTTGGCCCCGGGGCTGACCAGGGACAGCGGGTTGTGCAGCACAGGCGCCAGGACCGACCCAAGCCCGCTCGACGCCGCGTCGGTGCCGAACTGCCCGAAGTGCGCGTACCGGTGCGCCTCGGCGAACCGGGGAACGACCACGAGCAGGGCGACCACCGAGCCGGCCGCGCCCACCAGGGAGGTGACCAGGCCGAGGCGCCGCTGCCCCCCCGCGACGAGCAGCAGACCCAGGACGGCGACGGTGAAGCCGAGGTCCTCCTTCACCAGCAGCAGCGGCAGCGCCCACGCGACCGACCGGCGCCACCGCTGCTCCAGGAACGCCTCCAGCGAGAACGCCAGGAGCGGGACAGCGAAGGCGACCTCGTGGACGTCGGCCTCGACCGCCCACTGCAGGCCCCAGGACAGGCCGTAGGCGAGCGCCACCGCGGAG contains:
- a CDS encoding DUF2079 domain-containing protein, with the translated sequence MGRLAIRRFGSVAGSAVALAYGLSWGLQWAVEADVHEVAFAVPLLAFSLEAFLEQRWRRSVAWALPLLLVKEDLGFTVAVLGLLLVAGGQRRLGLVTSLVGAAGSVVALLVVVPRFAEAHRYAHFGQFGTDAASSGLGSVLAPVLHNPLSLVSPGAKLVTLFMLALIAGGVCLRSPLLLLAVPTLFWRFASVDPLYWGMRYHYSAVLMPIVFMAFIDGLTRLRAGRWALGRRCATVAIPVVTTAAVMLAAGLPLKALLQPGGWGDGRRQHAQAALAVIPSGAVVETDLGLMSHLVSRNRVYWLGQATGVSPDYVAVDSGSGWSPLHAADLPAYAESLHPGSRYRLIWSQGGFSVLQRQPSR